The DNA sequence ACGACGACCTTGGCCAGCAGCGGGTCGTAGTGCGGTCCGACGACGTACCCGGTGTGGCCGTGGGTGTCGACCCGGGTGAACGGGCCGCCGGGGATCTCGAAGCGGTCCAACCGGCCAGGTGTCGGGGTGAACCCGCGCTGCGGGTCCTCGGCGTTGACCCGGCATTCGACCGCGACGCCCCGGGGCCGGATGTCCGGCTGGCGCAGCCGCAGCGGGGTGCCGCAGGCGATGTGGATCTGTTCCTGCACCAGGTCCACCCCGGTGATCATCTCGGTGACCGGGTGTTCCACCTGGATCCGGCAGTTGATCTCGATGAAGTGGAACTGGTCGTTCTCGTCGACCAGGAACTCGAAGGTGCCGGCGCCGACGTAGCCGACCGCGAGCGCGCCGCGCAGCGCCACCGCGGCCATCTCGTCGAGCATCGCCGCCGGCAGCGTAGGCGCCGGACCCTCCTCGATCAGCTTCTGATGCCGGCGCTGTACCGAGCAGTCCCGGGTGCCCAGGTGCACCCCGTTGCCGTGGCCGTCGCAGAGCACCTGCACCTCGACGTGCCGGGCCTGGGTGAGGAACCGTTCCAGGTAGACCCGGTCGTCGCCGAAGACCGCCCGGGCGGTCTGCCGGGTCCGGTGGTACGCCGGCGCCAGGTCCGCCTCGTCGGTGACCACCGTCATGCCCCGGCCGCCACCACCGGCCGCCGCCTTGATGATCACCGGATAGCCGATCTCGGCGGCGACCGTGGCGGCATGGGCACTGCTGGGCACCGGCTCCCGGCTGCCCGGCGGCAGCGGCAGACCGGCCGCGCCGAGCACGTCCCGGGCCTTGGCCTTGTCCCCGAGGGCAAGCATGACCTGCGGCGGTGGGCCGATGAAGACCAGGCCGTTCTCCGCGCAGATGTCGGCGAAGTCGGCGTCCTCGGACAGGAAGCCGTATCCGGGATGGACAGCCTGGGCACCGGTGCGCCGGGCCGCTTCGACGATCGCCGCCGCGTTGAGGTAGCTGGCCCGGCTCGGCGGGGGGCCGATCTGCACCGCCTCGTCGGCGAACCGGACCACCGCCGAGTCGCGGTCCGCGGTGGAGTGCACCGCTACGGTCCGTACGCCGAGTTCCCGGCAGGCCCGGGCGACCCGCAGCGCGATCTCTCCCCGGTTGGCGATCAGAATCTTCTCGAACAAGGTCACCGCCTCCTCAGCCCGGTGCCACGGTGATCAGCGGCTGGTCGAACTCGACCGGTTCGCCGTCGCCGGCCAGGATCTCCACGACGACCCCTGGCCGGTCGGTGGTGATCTCGTTCATCAGCTTCATCGCCTCGACGATTCCGATCACCTGACCCGGCTCGATCGAGTCGCCGACATCGACGAACGGCGTTCCGCCGGGCTCTGCGGCCCGGTAGAACGTGCCGACGATCGGTGACCCGATCCGGTGCCCGGCCGCCGGTGCGGCCTGGCCGGGTGCGGCCGGGCTGGGTGCCGGTGCGGCCGCCGGCGGGTCGGCCGGGGACGACGGCGCGGCCGCGACCGGCGTAGTCCGGTCGTGCCACTCGATCTCGATCACCGTTTCGCCGTGCCGGACCTGAATCCGGCGCAGCGGACCGGTGATTTCGCCGACCAGCGCCCGGGTCTGCTCGGCGATCCGGCGCAGCTGACTGGCCGGCTCCGGCCCGGCCGGGGTTCCGTTGGCGGCGGCACTGGTCATCGCGGCATCACCTGGATCGTCCGGTCGGTGTCGGGCTGCGGTACGCCGGCGTCGACGATGCCCGCCCCGTACCGGCGGAACCGTCGGGATCGTCGACGCAGCAGGTCGGTGATGGGTACGGCGAGCAGGTCGGACAGCGCGGCGGTCAGCGCCGCCCGTACCCGGTCGGCGGCGCCGGCCGGATCGCGCTGCGCGCCGCCGGGTGGTTCGCCGACGATGCCGTCGGCGACGCCGAGGCGTACCAGGTCGGGCGCGGTGAGCTGGAGCGCGGCGGCGGCCCGGGGCGCGGCGGCCCGGTCGTGGAACAGGATCGCGGCGCAACCCTCCGGGCTGATCACCGAGTAGACGGCGTTCTGCAGCATCAGCACCCGGTCGGCGACGGCCAGCGCGAGCGCCCCGCCGCTGCCACCCTCGCCGGTGACGACGGCGACCACCGGGGTGGGCAGCCGGGCCAGGGTGCGTAGGCAGGTGGCGATCGCGGCGGCCTGGCCCTGTTCCTCGGCGTCGATCCCGGGGTGCGCGCCCGGGGTGTCGATCAGGGTGACCACCGGCAGTCCGAGCCGGGCGGCGAGCCCCATCACCCGCAACGCCTTGCGGTAGCCGGCCGGGCTGGCCATGCCGAAGTTGCGGGCCAGCATCTCCCGGGCGTCGTGGCCTTTCTGCTGCCCGATGACGGCGACCGGCTGGTCACCGAGCCGGGCCAGGCCGGCGACGATCGCCGGGCAGTCCGTACCGAGCCGGTCGCCGTGCAACTCGACGAAGCCGTCGAACGCGGTCCGCAGATAGTCCAGAGTGGTCGGCCGGGCCAGGTCCCGGGCGGTACGCACCGACTGCCAGGCGGTCGGCGTCGGTCCGGTGCGGGGCGTCGGCGCCGTGCGGTGTGCGGGCTCGGCCCGGCCGGCGGGCGCGGCCGGCGGACCTGCTCCGGCCCGGCCACCCGCGGCCAGCGCGAGCAGGGCGCGCAGCCGGGGGCGTAGGTCGTGCCGTTCGACGACCATGTCGACCTGGCCGTGCCGGAGCAGGAACTCCGCGGTCTGGAAACCGGCGGGCAACGCCTGGCGGATCGTCTCCCGGATCACCCGGGGGCCGGCGAACCCCATCCGGGCGCCGCGTTCGGCGATCACCAGGTCGGTGTTGGTGGCGAACGAGGCTGCGACGCCGCCGTACGTCGGATCGGTGACGACGCTGACGGTGAGCAGTCCGGCGGCGCGCAGTTCGGCGATCGCGCAGCTGACCGTCGCCATCTGCATCAGCGCCAGGACGCCCTCCTGCATCCGCGCCCCGCCGGAGGCGGTGACCAGCACCAGCGGATCCCGGGCGGCGAGTGCCTCCTCGGCGGCGCGGGTGATCAACTCGCCGGTGGCGCAGCCGAGGCTGCCACCGAGGAACCGGAAGTCCATCACCGCCAGGACGGCCCGATGTCCGCCGATCCGGGCGGTGCCGCACACCACCGCCTCCGCCAGGCCGGTCGCCGCGCGCGTCTGGGCCAGCCGTCGCCGGTACGGCATCGAGTCGACGAACCCCAACGGGTCCACCTCGGCGGCGCGGTCGGCGAGCCTGGTGAAGCTGTCCGGGTCGACCAGCTGTCCGATCCGTTCCGCCGCGGTCAACCGCTGGTGGTGTCCACACTCGGGGCAGACCTCCAGGTTGCGGTGCATCCGTCGCCGGTAGACCAGTGCGTGGCAGGCGCGGCAGCGCAGCCAGCGGTTGCGGCCCGGGGCCGCCACGGTGGTCATCGGGGCCGACCGGTGGGTGCGTCCCAGTGGTAGAACCGGTGCGCCATCGCGTCCCGGGGCGACCGCCAGGTCGCCAGGTACGGGCTGATGTAGGTCGCGAGCCGGCGGCTGACCTCGTCGAACTCGGGGTGTCGCCGGGCGGCGGCCACCGCGTCCGGTCCGGTCTCGTCGGTCTCGATCAGGTGCACGTACAGGTCGTGCAGCCGGTAGAGCGACCGGTGTCGTACCCCGGCCAGGTGGGGCAGGTCGGTCAGGTCCGATTCGGCGAAGATCTCCGCGACCTGCTGCTCCGCGTCGGGGACCACCTTGGCGATGATCAGCGAGCGATCCATGGTTCCTCCCAGCGGCGTCGGGCCCGGTCCTGGCCAACCTTGCCGCCGTCGGCGTCACCGGCGCGTTGTCCGTACCGCCCGGGTCATCGCCCGTCGGTGACGCCGACGTGACGGGCTATGAGTACAGTGCGTGATCGTTCTCGATGTGCGTCGGGATCACCGGCGGTCGTTGAGATTGACAAAATCCCAGTTCAGACGGGATTTAATCGATGGGTCGAGCGAATCGGGTAGCCGACTGCATGTTGACTGAGAGTAATCGTGATTGATAATCTTCGTGACGCGATGACGTGATGCAAGGGCGGCGACCGGTGACTGACGTGTGCAGGGGGTTCGGCCGTGACGTCAGAGGCAGGCAACGCGGGGGCATCATTCCGACTGCTGCTCCTCGGCGGCTTCCGTTTGATCCACCAGCACGAGACCGTGTCGATCCCCCGTGGACTGCAGCGGATCGTCGCGGTGATCGGGCTGCGACCCGGCGCCACCCGTGCCCACCTGGCCGGTCTGCTCTGGCCGGAAGCCGCCGAGGACCGCGCACTCTCCTCGCTGCGTACCGCACTGTGGCGGCTGCGTCAGGAGCCGAACTGCCCGCTGCGGACCGCCGGCGACACCGTCCGGCTCGACCAGCGGGTCCAGGTCGACGTCGACGACCTGGTCCGGACCGCCGCGCGGGTACGCGACGGTGGGGACCCGCGGCTGGCCGACGCGGTGCTCACCGCCGCCCGGCACGACCTGCTGCCCGGCTGGTACGACGACTGGGTGCTGCTGGAACGGGAACGGCTGCGGCAACTGCGGCTGCACCTGCTCGAGCACATCGCCCGCTCCCATCTGGACGCCGGTCGGCACGACGAGGCGCTGCAGGCCGCACTGGAAGCGGTCGGTGCCGAACCGTTGCGGGAGACCCCGCACCGGCTGATCGTGCAGATCCATCTCGCCGAGGGCAACGCCTACGAGGCGCTGCACGCCTTCTACGCGTACCGCGATCTGGCCCTGCGGGAGCTACAGCTGGAACCGTCCCCGGCGATGGCCGCGCTGATCGGCGACATCCTCACCCCGATCCGGGACGCGCCGGCCCGGCGCACACTCGACCGGCGTCGGCCGGGTGAGTCGGCGTCCGGCCCGGTCAGCCCTCGCCCGGCCCGCTGACCCGTCCGGCGTCACCGCCGAGCGAGACCCGGACCAGGGCAGCGGCGAACCGGGGCAGGTCGCGCTCACCCACCAGGGCGGCCAGCCGCTGCGGCGAGGTCGGCAGATCCAGCTTGCGGGCCCCGGTCACCACCCGCTTGTCCAGGTACGGACGCAGTCCGGGCCAGACTGCCTGCGCCTCGCGCAGAAAAATGTCCGCTCCGGTCGGGCCGATGCCGGGGAACGCGGTGAGCAACCGGCGCAGCGCGGCCGGGTCGTCACCGCCCTCAGCGTGCAGCCGCCGCAGGTCACCGCCCCACCGCTGGTGGCACAGCTCGGCTCCGTCGCCGAGCATCGTGGCGGTCCGTTCGTCGTACCGCCGGTAGTGGCCCCGGCCGAGCGCGTCGACCCGGTCCTGCCAACTGGCCCCGCACATCGCCGCCGGTGTGCGGTAGCCGGCCGCGAACAGTTCCCGGGCGCCGGCGACCGCGACCCCGGCCGAGATCCGGGCGCTGAGCAGGGTGGCCAGCACCAGCAGCTGGTACAGCGGTGCCGGTCGGTCGGCCAGGGCGATACCCGCCTCGGCGCTGAACGTCCGGCCCTGCCGGTCGAGCAGCGCGTCGACCGCGCGTACCTGCCGATCCGCCATCGTGGCACCCCCGTTCCCGGCCGACGAGGTACCCCCGGCGGCGCGGACCAAACGGAAGCAGCACGCCGCGCCCCCGACGGCGTCGTCGGTCAGTTCGGCGTCGGGTCAGCCCACGTCGCTCGGCACCAGATCCCCGGTGCCGACGCCGTCACCGTTCACCGGCCCGCCGACGCGGCCACCGTTCACCGGCCCGCCGGCTTGGGCGATCCGCAGCGCCTCCACCAGGTCGCGGTACAGCTCGTCGGTGGCCAACAGCGTCCGGTGGTCGCCGTACGCCCGGATCCGCCCGCTGTCCATCACCACGATGGTGTCGGCGTCGATGACGGTGGAGAGCCGGTGCGCGATGGTGACCACCGCGCCGTTGCCGGCCTGCTCCCGGATGCAGTCGTGGATGGCCGCCTCGGTGAGTCCGTCGACCTGGGCTGTCGCCTCGTCGAGCAGCAGGACGTCCGGCCGCCGCAGGATCGCCCGGGCCAGTGCGATCCGCTGCCGCTGCCCGCCGGACATCGACGACGGGGTGAGCGGAGTGTCCAGCCCGTCGCCGAGCGAGTCGATCTTCTCGGTCAGCCGGACCGCGTGCAGCGCGCGGCGGATCTCCCCGTCGGTGGCGTCCGGATGGGTGAACAGCAGGTTCTCCCGGATGGTGCCGGGGATCACCGGGGTGTCCTGCTCGACGTACGCCAGCCGGCTCCGGACCTGCTCGTGGCCCAGCGACGGGTACGGTCGACCGTCGAGCAGCAGCTCGCCCCGCTGCGGTACGAGGAACCGCAGGATCAGCGAGAAGAGGGTGGTCTTGCCGGCGCCGGACGGGCCGACGATGGCCAGGTGCCCACGGCGCGGCACGGCGAGGTCGATGTCGCGTACCGCGGCCGGTAGGTCGGGTCCGTAGCCGGCGGTGACCTGCCGCAACTCCAGCACCGGTCGGGCGGTGTCGGCGGTCGCCCGACCAGCCCGGCCGGCCGCCGGCTCCGGGCTTGTCCCCGGCTCCGGGCGGGCCGTCGGCGCCGGTGTAGCGGTCGGGTCGGCCTCGGCCGGCATCGCCTCGACCTGCCGGATCCGCCCGGCGGCGGCGATCCCGGACTGCAGCGCGGTGAGGTGCCGGCTCAGCGTGGTGACCGGCTCCATCAGCCCGAACGCGTACAGCAGGAACGCGATCAGGCTGGAGACCGGCAGTGCGCCGGTGCCGACCCGCCAGGCACCGAGACCGAGGATCGTGATGATGGCCAGCTGGATGCCGGCCCAGGCGACGGTCCAGGCCAGGGCTTCGCGGCGGATGGCCCGGATGCTCTGCCGGGCCGACTCGCGGGCCTCGCCGACGATCCGCTCCGACTGGCGCTGCTCGGCCCGGCTCACCTTGACCGTGCGGATCGCCCGCAACGTGCCCTCCAGCGCCGCGCCCAACTTGCCGACATGCTCCTGGGCGCGTTCGCGCGCCTTGGCGATACCCGGCAGCAACAGGCTGAACAGGACGGTCATCCCGGCGACCGAGGCGACGGTGGCGCCGAGCAGTACCAGGTCCAGCACGGCCATCAACACCAGCGTGCCGACGAGCCGCACCGAGCCGTTGATCAGGCCGATCACGCTCGACGAGGCGGCTTCGCGCAGCAGCACCGTGTCCGAGGTGACCCGGGTGACGAACTCGCCGGTGGGCCGGGCGGTGACGGCCGGCACGGTGGCCCGGAACAGTCGGCGCACCATCGACTGGCGGGCGTCGAGGATCACCCGTTCACCGACGGTGCCGAGCAGGATCCACTGCCACAGCCAGATCACGACACCCAGGACGAGCAGCCCGAGCAGCGCGAGCACCGGGCCGCGCAGCGACGCCGCCCCGGTCAGGGTGTCCAGCACCCATTTGGTGACCATCGGGGTGGCGAGGCCGGCGGCGGAGCCGACCAGAGCGAGGAACAGGCCGAGGCCCAGCGCGCGGCGGTGCGGCCGGGCGAACGACCAGAGCAGGCGTAGCCGGGGCAATCGGCGGTCGGCGACGGGGGGTTCGGCGGTCTGCGCGACGGTCACACCATCAAGTGGACCACGGCCCGTTCCAGCTGGACCCCGGCGGTTGCTGGCGCGGTGCCGCCCGGCCGGCGTTCAGGCGCCGCCCTTGACTCGCATCTGCGAGCTGAAATGGTCTTTCGCATCGCATGTGCGAGAGGATAACGTCTGGTTCGTGACGACCTACCGAATCGGCGACGCCGCCGACCTGCTCGGCGTCAGCGTCGACACCGTGCGGCGCTGGGTGGACGCCGGCAAACTCGCCGCTGCCCGGGACGGCAACGGTCACCGGATGATCGCCGGCGTCGATCTGGCGGCCTTCGCCCGCGCCCTCGCCGACGACCCCGACGAGGGCGTCGGCCGGTCGTCGGCCCGAAACCGGATGCGCGGCATCGTCACCGCGGTCACCCGCGACACCGTGATGGCCCAGGTCGACATCCAGGCCGGCCCGTTCCGGATCGTCTCGCTGATGAGCAGCGAAGCCGTCGACGAACTCGGCCTGACCGTCGGCACCACCGCCACCGCCGTCGTCAAATCCACCAACGTCGTCGTCGAACGGAGCACCTGATGCGCCGCCGCGCGGACTCCCTCACCCTGGTGGCCGCCACCGCGCTGCTGGCCGCCGGCTGCGCCACCGGCACCGGCACGGGATCAGTCTCCGACGGTGCTCGGGACGACGCCGTAGCCGGCGTCACCGGCCCACTCACCGTGCTGGCCGCCGCCTCGCTCACCGACGCGTTCACCCGGATCGGGGCCGACTTCGAGGCGGCCAACCCCGGGGTGTCCGTCACCTTCAGCTTCGCCGGCAGCTCCCAGCTCGCCCAGCAGATCACCGCCGGGGCACCCGCCGACGTGTTCGCCGCCGCCAGCCCGGCCACCATGGCAACGGTCATCTCCGCCGGCGAGGCAGCCGGCGAACCCGCCGTCTTCGCCCGCAACCAGTTGGTCATCGCGGTCCCAGACGGCAACCCGGCCGGGGTCACCGGGCTGGCTGACCTCACCAGGTCCGGCGTCAAGGTCGCCCTCTGCGCCGAGCAGGTGCCATGCGGGGCGGCCGCCCGTACCGCGCTCGACGCCGCCGGCAGCGACCTCGTCCCGGTCACCTTCGAACGGGACGTCCGCGCCGCGCTGTCCAAGGTCCGCCTCGGCGAGGTCGACGCCGCCGTCGTCTACCGCACCGACGCGGCCGTCGCCGCCGACGAGGTCGACGCCGTCGAGTTCGCCGAGTCCGGCCAGGCGATCAACGACTACCCGATCGTCACCCTGGCCGCCGCCGCCAACCCGCCGGCCGGGGAGGCCTTCGTCGGGTACGTCCGCTCCGCCGCCGGCCAGGCC is a window from the Solwaraspora sp. WMMD792 genome containing:
- a CDS encoding acetyl-CoA carboxylase biotin carboxylase subunit, producing the protein MFEKILIANRGEIALRVARACRELGVRTVAVHSTADRDSAVVRFADEAVQIGPPPSRASYLNAAAIVEAARRTGAQAVHPGYGFLSEDADFADICAENGLVFIGPPPQVMLALGDKAKARDVLGAAGLPLPPGSREPVPSSAHAATVAAEIGYPVIIKAAAGGGGRGMTVVTDEADLAPAYHRTRQTARAVFGDDRVYLERFLTQARHVEVQVLCDGHGNGVHLGTRDCSVQRRHQKLIEEGPAPTLPAAMLDEMAAVALRGALAVGYVGAGTFEFLVDENDQFHFIEINCRIQVEHPVTEMITGVDLVQEQIHIACGTPLRLRQPDIRPRGVAVECRVNAEDPQRGFTPTPGRLDRFEIPGGPFTRVDTHGHTGYVVGPHYDPLLAKVVVWAPDRELALNRMERALSEFEVRGPGVHTTIPFLRRVLDDAMFRKGRLSTGLVGRLLDEPSQTRTA
- the accB gene encoding acetyl-CoA carboxylase biotin carboxyl carrier protein, with the protein product MTSAAANGTPAGPEPASQLRRIAEQTRALVGEITGPLRRIQVRHGETVIEIEWHDRTTPVAAAPSSPADPPAAAPAPSPAAPGQAAPAAGHRIGSPIVGTFYRAAEPGGTPFVDVGDSIEPGQVIGIVEAMKLMNEITTDRPGVVVEILAGDGEPVEFDQPLITVAPG
- a CDS encoding acetyl-CoA carboxylase carboxyltransferase subunit alpha, whose amino-acid sequence is MTTVAAPGRNRWLRCRACHALVYRRRMHRNLEVCPECGHHQRLTAAERIGQLVDPDSFTRLADRAAEVDPLGFVDSMPYRRRLAQTRAATGLAEAVVCGTARIGGHRAVLAVMDFRFLGGSLGCATGELITRAAEEALAARDPLVLVTASGGARMQEGVLALMQMATVSCAIAELRAAGLLTVSVVTDPTYGGVAASFATNTDLVIAERGARMGFAGPRVIRETIRQALPAGFQTAEFLLRHGQVDMVVERHDLRPRLRALLALAAGGRAGAGPPAAPAGRAEPAHRTAPTPRTGPTPTAWQSVRTARDLARPTTLDYLRTAFDGFVELHGDRLGTDCPAIVAGLARLGDQPVAVIGQQKGHDAREMLARNFGMASPAGYRKALRVMGLAARLGLPVVTLIDTPGAHPGIDAEEQGQAAAIATCLRTLARLPTPVVAVVTGEGGSGGALALAVADRVLMLQNAVYSVISPEGCAAILFHDRAAAPRAAAALQLTAPDLVRLGVADGIVGEPPGGAQRDPAGAADRVRAALTAALSDLLAVPITDLLRRRSRRFRRYGAGIVDAGVPQPDTDRTIQVMPR
- a CDS encoding TcmI family type II polyketide cyclase, which gives rise to MDRSLIIAKVVPDAEQQVAEIFAESDLTDLPHLAGVRHRSLYRLHDLYVHLIETDETGPDAVAAARRHPEFDEVSRRLATYISPYLATWRSPRDAMAHRFYHWDAPTGRPR
- a CDS encoding bacterial transcriptional activator domain-containing protein, which produces MTSEAGNAGASFRLLLLGGFRLIHQHETVSIPRGLQRIVAVIGLRPGATRAHLAGLLWPEAAEDRALSSLRTALWRLRQEPNCPLRTAGDTVRLDQRVQVDVDDLVRTAARVRDGGDPRLADAVLTAARHDLLPGWYDDWVLLERERLRQLRLHLLEHIARSHLDAGRHDEALQAALEAVGAEPLRETPHRLIVQIHLAEGNAYEALHAFYAYRDLALRELQLEPSPAMAALIGDILTPIRDAPARRTLDRRRPGESASGPVSPRPAR
- a CDS encoding ABC transporter ATP-binding protein, with amino-acid sequence MTVAQTAEPPVADRRLPRLRLLWSFARPHRRALGLGLFLALVGSAAGLATPMVTKWVLDTLTGAASLRGPVLALLGLLVLGVVIWLWQWILLGTVGERVILDARQSMVRRLFRATVPAVTARPTGEFVTRVTSDTVLLREAASSSVIGLINGSVRLVGTLVLMAVLDLVLLGATVASVAGMTVLFSLLLPGIAKARERAQEHVGKLGAALEGTLRAIRTVKVSRAEQRQSERIVGEARESARQSIRAIRREALAWTVAWAGIQLAIITILGLGAWRVGTGALPVSSLIAFLLYAFGLMEPVTTLSRHLTALQSGIAAAGRIRQVEAMPAEADPTATPAPTARPEPGTSPEPAAGRAGRATADTARPVLELRQVTAGYGPDLPAAVRDIDLAVPRRGHLAIVGPSGAGKTTLFSLILRFLVPQRGELLLDGRPYPSLGHEQVRSRLAYVEQDTPVIPGTIRENLLFTHPDATDGEIRRALHAVRLTEKIDSLGDGLDTPLTPSSMSGGQRQRIALARAILRRPDVLLLDEATAQVDGLTEAAIHDCIREQAGNGAVVTIAHRLSTVIDADTIVVMDSGRIRAYGDHRTLLATDELYRDLVEALRIAQAGGPVNGGRVGGPVNGDGVGTGDLVPSDVG
- a CDS encoding helix-turn-helix domain-containing protein — encoded protein: MTTYRIGDAADLLGVSVDTVRRWVDAGKLAAARDGNGHRMIAGVDLAAFARALADDPDEGVGRSSARNRMRGIVTAVTRDTVMAQVDIQAGPFRIVSLMSSEAVDELGLTVGTTATAVVKSTNVVVERST
- the modA gene encoding molybdate ABC transporter substrate-binding protein, whose amino-acid sequence is MRRRADSLTLVAATALLAAGCATGTGTGSVSDGARDDAVAGVTGPLTVLAAASLTDAFTRIGADFEAANPGVSVTFSFAGSSQLAQQITAGAPADVFAAASPATMATVISAGEAAGEPAVFARNQLVIAVPDGNPAGVTGLADLTRSGVKVALCAEQVPCGAAARTALDAAGSDLVPVTFERDVRAALSKVRLGEVDAAVVYRTDAAVAADEVDAVEFAESGQAINDYPIVTLAAAANPPAGEAFVGYVRSAAGQAVLTDAGFQSP